The DNA segment AACTTCTTCAGGAGCTGGTCTCCTGTAGAATGGGGTGGTGGAAAGTACCAAGGACTGCTGGAACCTCAGCCTGAGGGTAGCTGGATTCCAGACCAGGGTCTTTCTTCTTTGGTTAGGAGGGTGACCATATTGGCCTCACGAGGAAGTCCAACTCTGCCCTGCACTTCTTCATTAATGGCATCGATCAGGGTAAGGTGACACACCAGAAGGACTGCTGGCCCAGGGCCATCAGGGGTCACACCTCACCCTGCTCTGTGATGCttgctcttctttccttctgctgTGCTGCAGGTGTAGCTACTCCGTTGACACCACCAGTAGTCTATGGTGTGGTAGACTTGTATGGAATGGCTGTGAAAGTGACCATAGTCCATAATAATAACCACAGTGACCGTCTCCGCCGGAACAATGCCATCCTGAGGGCGCTGTCCCCCGAGGGTGCCCTTCGTCGTGCCGCCCCTGCAGCCTCGGCAGAGCCTGAACGCCTGCTCTTCCACCCTAACTGTGGCCAGAAGGCGGCCATCACCCACGAGGGACGCACCGCTTTGAGGCCCCAGTATGACCCATGGGATGGGGAGACGCCTGCAGGGGGGCCCTAATAGGGTGCAAGGGCACTGAGGTGGGAACATGGGAGGGTGTCTGGGATGGGAAGTCTTGGACAGAAAAGTGGAGGTTTTTGGTAGCAAGAAGTTTGGTTGATTGTCTTGGGGCAGTGAGTATCAGACAAATACTGCTGGTTTAAGCCTTAACACGCTCAGTGTGCTGAGAGCTGAGTCCCCACTTGCTGTGTCCTCAGTGCCACTGATGACTTCAATCATGGCGTGGTACTGAGCAGCAGAGCCCTCCGGGATGGAGAGGTGTTCCAGGTGCGCATTGACAAGATGGTGGACAAATGGGCTGGCTCCATTGAGATTGGCGTCACTACCCACAACCCTGCCTACCTCCAGTTGCCCTCTACCATGACCAATTTACGCTCTGGTGAGCTCCCAAGAAGGGTGGAGCTGACGGAGGGTCCCAGAGAAGAAGCTCCTCCAAGGTTATGGTTTGTTCCTCGTTTCTCATCATCTGCCACTTCTGTCCCTGCAGGGACCTGGATGATGACTGGGAATGGGGTAATGCACAATGGAACAACCATCCTAGATGAATATGGACACAATCTGGACCGCCTCAAGGTGAGAGAGTAGTCATACTGACTGGATATAGTATTGGGGGATTCAGTGAGGCTGGTAAATGCAGGACCGTCTCAGGCAGGAACTCTGCCTGACTCCTCACTCCAGCCCCACTTCTTCCAAGGCAGGGGACACAGTAGGTGTGGTACGGCGAGAGGATGGAACGCTCCACTTCTTTGTCAATGGAATGACTCAGGGCCCTGCTGCCTGGAATGTACCCCCGGGTGTCTATGCTGTCGTTGATCTCTACGGCCAAGCTGCCCAGGCTACTATTGTGGATGACGTGGGTGAGGGCCCAACAGGGCTGGGGTAAAGGATTAGGGTGGCTTTGGGAATCCTTAAAGACACCTAGACACTTAATGGGTGGGATCTACGATTGCAGAAGTCCCTCCAGTCTCTGAGCCACTCCCGGAAGGAAACAACCAGATGTCTCCTAGTTCTCCAGCCTCAGCAGTTGGGGGTTCCGACCTGCGCTTCCACCAGCTGCATGGCAGTAATGCAGTCATCACTAATGGTGGCCGCACTGCTCTCCGCCATAACTGCCGCAGCGAGTTCAATGATGCCATTGTCATTTCCAACCGGTCAGTCTCTAGACTTTCATGTCTCCACTGTCCCACTGCCTAGTTAATTAAGTAGGGCCTTAGTGACCCCCACTCTCCTTGACAGAGCCCTGCGGGATGGAGAACTGTTTGAGATTGTCATTCAGAAGATGGTAGACCGCTGGTCAGGTTCCATCGAAGCTGGTGAGGGCCATCTGTGCAGAGGTGGTAGGGTACCAGATGCCCATGTCCTGGGGATCATTTCTCACCTTCTGCTTTCTCCCAGGAGTGACTGCTATTCGTCCTGAAGACCTAGAGTTTCCCAACACCATGACAGACATTGACTATGATACGTGGATGCTGAGGTTAGGTGACCACCCCTGAGTCTAGTTTGGCAGGGATGGGTGGAGCCGGGCGTATTAGACAACTAAGCCTGCTTTGTGCCTGTGGTGGCCATAGGCACTGAAAGACTCTGGGAGCTAATAGCCTTTCTCCTCAGTTCTGGCAACTCCCACCCAAGTAACCCACAGAGCAGTTCCTGCTTTTCCCTGTGGGAATTCCAAGGACAAAGGAGACAGGACTGGGCCTCAGACCGGGATCAAGTCTCTATGCCTGCTGCACACAGCATTGGATAGTTTTGACAGGCAGAGACTGATTAGGGCCAATTAGTGATGAAGCATGGAGGCTAAATCCCTCCTCCTGTCTTCTCAGTGGTACAGCTATCATGCAAGATGGCAACACGATGCGCAACAACTATGGGTGTGATCTGGACGCACTGGGCACAGGTGCACGCATCGGCATGATGCGAACTGCCAAGGGTGATCTGCACTATTTCATTAATGGACAGGACCAAGGCGCTGCCTGCTCAGGCTTGCCTCCGGGTAAAGGTGACTACTCTGGCTTCCAGCCTGCCCCCTCTTTGCTCAGATGGATCAGAATCTCAGGCTTCTGATGCCTTCTTTCCTACACAGAGGTGTATGCAGTAGTGGATCTCTATGGCCAGTGTGTCCAAGTGTCTATTACCAATGCTACCGGCCCCATGGACAACAGCCTGGCAACCAGCAACACTGCCACTGAGAAATCATTTCCCTTGCATTCCCCAGGTACCTACTTAAGGCGAGAAAAGGCCGGGTGGCAAGTGTTCAGAATGCATATTTGAACAGGGCGGGTACTTATATCTGAGACACAGAGTCACGTAATTTTCCTGACTCTCAGAGTTTAAGATACCATGCACTGGGCATCTCGGGTCTTACTATGGTGAAAGGTGTCCAGTCTTGATGAGTAATGGCAGATGTGGCTTAGGGTTTATCTAGAAGCTTTACCAGCAGCCCATCTGAAGGTAGCTACCTTAACCCTGCTCCTTCTCCAAACATCTATCCACAGTGGCGGGTGTAGCACACCGATTCCATAGCACTTGTGGCAAGAATGTCACTCTGGAGGAGGATGGCACACGGGCAGTCCGTGTGGCTGGCTATGCGCATGGCCTCGTTTTCAGCACCAAGGAGCTCAAGGCGGAAGAAGTTTTTGAGGTGGGCTGTGGGAAAGTGAAGGGGGTTTACCAGCTCATCAGACAGGGCCACTCAATGTTTCCTTTCTCACAGGTGAAGGTGGAAGAGCTAGACGAGAAGTGGGCAGGCTCCCTCCGGCTGGGGCTGACCACACTAGCACCCGAGGACATGGGGCCTGGAGCAGGCAGTGGGCCAGGGCTGCCTCCTTCCTTGCCTGAACTCCGGACAAAGACCACTTGGATGGTGTCCAGCTGTGAAGTGAGACGTGATGGGCACCTCCAAAGGATGAACTATGGTCGGAACCTCGAGAGACTTGGGGTGAAGCACCTGGCCCTGGAGTAGGCAGTGGGGGCTGGGAGTGAGAGTAGAGATAGCTCGCTGAGCCTCTGTCTTTGTTGAACCTGGGATCTAGGTGGGAAGCCGTGTGGGCATTCGTCGGTGTGCAGATGATACTATGCACATCTTGGTAGATGGAGAAGATATGGGGCCTGCAGCCACCGGCATTGCCAAGGTGGGTCTAAGAGCTTCCTTGGGTTTGGGGAGGGACTAGTGAGGTGGAGTTCTTGTGCTGATTTCTGACTTACTTTCTTGGTCTCTGTTCCCAGAATGTCTGGGCTGTGTTGGATCTCTATGGGCCAGTACGCAGTGTGGCTATTGTCAGCTCCACAAGACTGGAGGAACCAGAAGGCACCCAGCCACCTTCTCCTAGCTCAGATACTGGCAGTGAGGgcgaggaagatgaggagggcgAGGAACATGGGCTGAGAGTAAGATGCTGCAACAGGGCCTTTTGGGTTGCTAGGCTACCAGTTACTAGAGTAGTGGGATCTATCTCCACTAGTCTAGCAGGGTTCAGAGTTGAACTCTATGTGCACTCAAGTGTGGTGGGTAAAATCTGCTATTGATATCCTGTGCAGCTCAGTGTGTATTTCCACACCAGGGCCAGAATCAAGTGGGTGTTATGCCCACAGCCCTTGAATTCCTGGAGAACCATGGGAAGAATATCCTCTTATCCAACGGGAACCGTACAGCCACTCGGGTGGCCAGCTACAACCAGGGCATCGTTGTCATCAGCCAGCCCCTGGTACCCCATATGCTTGTTCAGGTACCCGTATGCCTTTCTTCCTGCCTAGCTCTCCTATTACTACTCCAGGGTGAGAGGCTCTTTCTGCTGCAAATGTAAAGATAGGTAAGAAGTGAgccagctgagagagagagagagagagagagagagagagagagagagagagagagagagtgtgtgtgtgtgtgtgtgtgtgtgtgtgtgtgtgtgtgtgtgtgtgtgtgtgttgtggcagtgcacgcctttaatcccagcacttcgaAGCAGAGGCACGCAGAtaactgtgagtttgaggccagcatggtctacatagtgagttccaggacagccagggctatgcagagaaatgcctcaaaaagcaaaacaaaacaaaagaacaaaaacagttGAGAAAAGTCTTTAGGAATAGATCAGGgttcaaaaagaaagaatgtttgttggggatgtggctcagtgtaGAACACTTGTTTGACATATACAAGGACCTGGATTCTCTTCCCCGCAGCAAGAGAAACAGGGAAGGACATACCTGAGTTGGTAGTTTCTGCTCTCTACAAACATCCAGAAGGGGTAGTGTGTCAGACAGGTCACACTCTGGTACAGAGACTGACTTGGGTGGGTAGTGGGTGGCCTCTGTCTGTAAGCTGTGCATATGGAATAGCTCCTTCTCATGCAGGTGCGGATAGATTTCCTGAACCGACAGTGGACATCCTCTCTTGTTCTGGGAGTCATCACCTGCCCACCTGAGAGGCTTAACTTCCCTGCCTCTGCTTGTGCCCTTAAACGGGCAGCCTGGCTCCTGCGGGGCCGTGGCGTCTTCCACAATGGTCTGAAGGTGAGGAGGGAGCCAGGAAGAATGAAGTGACCCAAGCCTCTGAATGGAGAGGAGCTGGCTAAAAAGGGAGACATGCATGTCATTACCTGGACAACCTTTGGCCTGTGTTTCCTCCTGTACTCCTGCCATTGAGAATGTTAAAGTTGGAAGTAAAAAGGGGGACTCTAGGTAAATGAATTGGGAGTAGAGCCTAGGCAGTAGGCAAAGATATAGGCAAAGCTTAGGGACTGGCAGCTAGAAAGAGTAAAAGGGCAAGATGGCTGCTGGTGTGGTGGTGACAAGGGACTGATGTCTGAGGACAGTAGGTCTTTCCTCTCAGATCTGTGAGAAGTTTGGGCCAAATCTTGACACCTGCCCTGAAGGCACCATCCTGGGACTGAGGCTAGACTCCTCTGGAGGGCTCCATCTCCACATCAACGGGGTGGACCAAGGGGTAGCTGTACCAGATGTGCCCCAGCCATGCCATGCACTTGTGGACCTCTATGGACAGTGTGAGCAGGTTAGTGGcaacagagaagaggaaaagggagtCCTGGGAGCCTAGAAAGCTTCTGGTACACAAAGGGATCCAGGGACCTGTCAATCAGCAGCTGACTACTTTGCTCTGCAGGTGACAATTGTGAGCCCTGACCCAGGGACTGCCAGTGGGAAGACTGCTGGAACCCAAGGGGACATGGAAAAAGCTGATATGGTAGACGGTGCGCTAGCCCAAAGGGATGGTATCCTGCCCTTGTCTGTTCACCCATACCCTATCCAGTACTTCCAGCCCAGTTCCTATGACTTCCTTCCCTACTCTTCTAGGTATCAAGGAGAGTGTGTGCTGGGGTCCACCGCCTGCTGCTAGCCCTTTAAAGAGCTGCGAGTACCATGCCCTTTGCTCCCGCTTCCAAGAACTGCTGTTGCTTCCTGGTGAGTCCTAATCCTCCAGAGCCTGCCTTGTTCTCATGGCTCTGGACCCTGGTTGAGACCCAGGACCAGAGCACCAAGCTTGTCAATCATTGTCCCACAGAAGATTATTTCATGCCTCCACCAAAGCGTAGCTTATGCTACTGTGAGTCTTGCCGGAAGTTGCGAGGAGATGAGGCCCACAggcgccgaggagagcctccCCGAGAATATGCCCTGCCTTTTGGATGGTGCAGGTTCAATCTTAGGTACATATGGGCCACAGACATGTATTTTCTTCTGTGCTATTTTCCTTGAGAAAGGAAGAGTCCCAAGAGGGAAAAGAGGATGGCACCCACTTTGTGGGATGATCTTGAGGAGCCAGTGACCTTTGACTTATCTGTCTTACCTGTCCTTTTAGGGTGAATCCCCATCTGGAAGCTGGCACACTTACTAAGAAGTGGCACATGGCCTATCATGGAAGCAGCGTAGCAGTTGTACGGAGAGTGCTGGACCGAGGGGAATTGGGAGCAGGTATCATGGAGTGGGCTGGGTTTAGGGATCCTAGGAGGAATCACGGGGCTGCCCTCACCCAGGTCTCTTCACAGGAACTACCTCCATCCTGAGCTGCCGACCCTTGAAGGGAGAgcctggggtgggctttgaggagcCTGGTGAGAACTGTGCACCTCCCCGGGAGGAGCAGCCCCCTGCAGTGctgctctccccctcccttcagtACGCTGGGGCAGAGACCCTGGCCTCCAAAGTGCAGTGAGTACATGTGGGAGAGCTCTACGGGCTCAGGGTACTTAGGATTCTCACCACACCCTTTTCCCACCCTAGCTTGTTACCTGTCAAGTTAGCCTTGGAACCCAGAgattctagtgctgggattaaaggcaggtacctgggaatcagattccattacagttggctgtgagccacatgtggtgctgggaattgaactcaggccctcttgaagaacagtcagtgctcttaaccactgagccatctctctagctccctttgtttttttcttaaaacaggaTGTCAAGtaatccaagctggcctcaaactcatgtttGGTTTGTATCGAAGCTGGCTTTGAACACTTGACTCCTGTTTCCACGTCTGTGCTGAGTGTGGGATTAGATGAGTGTGCTGTATGCCTTCTTTCCTGAATGTCTATGGATACCAAGTCTTTCAGAGTGTCCTACACCAGTTGCTGGGTTTTACCCCATGCACTGCATAAACTGTTCTTGGATATTGTAACAAATTTCTAGAGTCCTAACACTAGGAGGCAGGGCCAgtggatcagaagtttaaggtcatcctctcCTTATATAGGGAGATTGATTCCAGGGAGTATAGAGACCCTGTACTGTCTCACAAAAGTGGTGAAGTAGACAAGAAGTGCACTTGGAGTGTTTGGGACAGGCCTGAAATAGAGTGTCAGGGTAAATAAATGCATGAAGAGGGCTATGGAGGGGTTAACTGAGGACTTGGGAGGAGAGTACTACACACAAAATAGTTGTTGTTAAGCCATTCACAGTGAGAGTATTTCCCAGAAAACAGCAAGGCCTGGGTGGAGGGAGCAGAATTAGTAGTCATCGGCCCTTAGAAGCCTCCTCTTGTTTCTGCTTGTCTAACAGATTCCGGGACCCAAAATCCCAGCGGACACACCAGGCTCAGGTGGCCTTTCAGGTGTGTGTGCGCCCTGGCTCCTATACTCCTGGCCCTCCCTCTGCGGCCCTCAGAGAACTTCCTGACCAGCACTTCAGCCCATCAGAACTTGAGTGGGTCACTAAGGAGAAGGGAGCCACACTCCTCTATGCCCTGCTGGTACGGGTGGAATAAGGGGTGAGATACCACTACTCCAAGCACAGCCGGGCCTCAAGCCCAGGACTCTTGAATGACGACTGCCTCCACCTCATTCCAGTGACTTATGGCATGTACAGGTGCTTTCCTGGCCGGAGGAGCACGTAGACAGGCTTTGATTTAGACCAGGTGTGAAGCACATCTCTACATtcagggcccagcacactccctCTGCCGAGAGGGAGCTTGTAGGGAGCCCAGCTCCAGTCTCTGGGTCCCCCCTTCATGCACTGACTTGGGGAACATGACTCCCTATTATTACCCTCCCCCATATCACTT comes from the Rattus norvegicus strain BN/NHsdMcwi chromosome 10, GRCr8, whole genome shotgun sequence genome and includes:
- the Neurl4 gene encoding neuralized-like protein 4 isoform 2 (isoform 2 is encoded by transcript variant 2); the protein is MAAGSGGSGGSGAGPGPGPGPGGGGGPGSSGPGLGSSGGLGSGGELHPRTGRLVSLSACGRTARRQQPGQEFNHGLVLSREPLRDGRVFTVRIDRKVNSWSGSIEIGVTALDPSVLDFPSSATGLKGGSWVVSGCSVLRDGRSVLEEYGQDLDQLVEGDRVGVERTATGELRLWVNGRDCGVAATGLPARVWAVVDLYGKCTQITVLPPEPGFSPSTPISTPPLEPLAPPEDSALSEQGTSVDEAFMVSPAQARPETFPNSLDSHNDFASMELSEVVSNAILSAYNGGLLNVSLSSPPAADGLASSGSATSPILTSNDALLFHEKCGTLIKLSNNNKTAERRRPLDEFNNGVVMTNRPLRDNEMFEIRIDKLVDKWSGSIEIGVTTHNPNSLEYPATMTNLQSGTIMMSGCGILTNGKGTRREYCEFSLDELQEGDHIGLTRKSNSALHFFINGIDQGVATPLTPPVVYGVVDLYGMAVKVTIVHNNNHSDRLRRNNAILRALSPEGALRRAAPAASAEPERLLFHPNCGQKAAITHEGRTALRPHATDDFNHGVVLSSRALRDGEVFQVRIDKMVDKWAGSIEIGVTTHNPAYLQLPSTMTNLRSGTWMMTGNGVMHNGTTILDEYGHNLDRLKAGDTVGVVRREDGTLHFFVNGMTQGPAAWNVPPGVYAVVDLYGQAAQATIVDDVEVPPVSEPLPEGNNQMSPSSPASAVGGSDLRFHQLHGSNAVITNGGRTALRHNCRSEFNDAIVISNRALRDGELFEIVIQKMVDRWSGSIEAGVTAIRPEDLEFPNTMTDIDYDTWMLSGTAIMQDGNTMRNNYGCDLDALGTGARIGMMRTAKGDLHYFINGQDQGAACSGLPPEVYAVVDLYGQCVQVSITNATGPMDNSLATSNTATEKSFPLHSPVAGVAHRFHSTCGKNVTLEEDGTRAVRVAGYAHGLVFSTKELKAEEVFEVKVEELDEKWAGSLRLGLTTLAPEDMGPGAGSGPGLPPSLPELRTKTTWMVSSCEVRRDGHLQRMNYGRNLERLGVGSRVGIRRCADDTMHILVDGEDMGPAATGIAKNVWAVLDLYGPVRSVAIVSSTRLEEPEGTQPPSPSSDTGSEGEEDEEGEEHGLRGQNQVGVMPTALEFLENHGKNILLSNGNRTATRVASYNQGIVVISQPLVPHMLVQVRIDFLNRQWTSSLVLGVITCPPERLNFPASACALKRAAWLLRGRGVFHNGLKICEKFGPNLDTCPEGTILGLRLDSSGGLHLHINGVDQGVAVPDVPQPCHALVDLYGQCEQVTIVSPDPGTASGKTAGTQGDMEKADMVDGIKESVCWGPPPAASPLKSCEYHALCSRFQELLLLPEDYFMPPPKRSLCYCESCRKLRGDEAHRRRGEPPREYALPFGWCRFNLRVNPHLEAGTLTKKWHMAYHGSSVAVVRRVLDRGELGAGTTSILSCRPLKGEPGVGFEEPGENCAPPREEQPPAVLLSPSLQYAGAETLASKVQFRDPKSQRTHQAQVAFQVCVRPGSYTPGPPSAALRELPDQHFSPSELEWVTKEKGATLLYALLVRVE
- the Neurl4 gene encoding neuralized-like protein 4 isoform X1, translating into MAAGSGGSGGSGAGPGPGPGPGGGGGPGSSGPGLGSSGGLGSGGELHPRTGRLVSLSACGRTARRQQPGQEFNHGLVLSREPLRDGRVFTVRIDRKVNSWSGSIEIGVTALDPSVLDFPSSATGLKGGSWVVSGCSVLRDGRSVLEEYGQDLDQLVEGDRVGVERTATGELRLWVNGRDCGVAATGLPARVWAVVDLYGKCTQITVLPPEPGFSPSTPISTPPLEPLAPPEDSALSEQGTSVDEDFASMELSEVVSNAILSAYNGGLLNVSLSSPPAADGLASSGSATSPILTSNDALLFHEKCGTLIKLSNNNKTAERRRPLDEFNNGVVMTNRPLRDNEMFEIRIDKLVDKWSGSIEIGVTTHNPNSLEYPATMTNLQSGTIMMSGCGILTNGKGTRREYCEFSLDELQEGDHIGLTRKSNSALHFFINGIDQGVATPLTPPVVYGVVDLYGMAVKVTIVHNNNHSDRLRRNNAILRALSPEGALRRAAPAASAEPERLLFHPNCGQKAAITHEGRTALRPHATDDFNHGVVLSSRALRDGEVFQVRIDKMVDKWAGSIEIGVTTHNPAYLQLPSTMTNLRSGTWMMTGNGVMHNGTTILDEYGHNLDRLKAGDTVGVVRREDGTLHFFVNGMTQGPAAWNVPPGVYAVVDLYGQAAQATIVDDVEVPPVSEPLPEGNNQMSPSSPASAVGGSDLRFHQLHGSNAVITNGGRTALRHNCRSEFNDAIVISNRALRDGELFEIVIQKMVDRWSGSIEAGVTAIRPEDLEFPNTMTDIDYDTWMLSGTAIMQDGNTMRNNYGCDLDALGTGARIGMMRTAKGDLHYFINGQDQGAACSGLPPGKEVYAVVDLYGQCVQVSITNATGPMDNSLATSNTATEKSFPLHSPVAGVAHRFHSTCGKNVTLEEDGTRAVRVAGYAHGLVFSTKELKAEEVFEVKVEELDEKWAGSLRLGLTTLAPEDMGPGAGSGPGLPPSLPELRTKTTWMVSSCEVRRDGHLQRMNYGRNLERLGVGSRVGIRRCADDTMHILVDGEDMGPAATGIAKNVWAVLDLYGPVRSVAIVSSTRLEEPEGTQPPSPSSDTGSEGEEDEEGEEHGLRGQNQVGVMPTALEFLENHGKNILLSNGNRTATRVASYNQGIVVISQPLVPHMLVQVRIDFLNRQWTSSLVLGVITCPPERLNFPASACALKRAAWLLRGRGVFHNGLKICEKFGPNLDTCPEGTILGLRLDSSGGLHLHINGVDQGVAVPDVPQPCHALVDLYGQCEQVTIVSPDPGTASGKTAGTQGDMEKADMVDGIKESVCWGPPPAASPLKSCEYHALCSRFQELLLLPEDYFMPPPKRSLCYCESCRKLRGDEAHRRRGEPPREYALPFGWCRFNLRVNPHLEAGTLTKKWHMAYHGSSVAVVRRVLDRGELGAGTTSILSCRPLKGEPGVGFEEPGENCAPPREEQPPAVLLSPSLQYAGAETLASKVQFRDPKSQRTHQAQVAFQVCVRPGSYTPGPPSAALRELPDQHFSPSELEWVTKEKGATLLYALLVRVE
- the Neurl4 gene encoding neuralized-like protein 4 isoform X3, whose amino-acid sequence is MVSPAQARPETFPNSLDSHNDFASMELSEVVSNAILSAYNGGLLNVSLSSPPAADGLASSGSATSPILTSNDALLFHEKCGTLIKLSNNNKTAERRRPLDEFNNGVVMTNRPLRDNEMFEIRIDKLVDKWSGSIEIGVTTHNPNSLEYPATMTNLQSGTIMMSGCGILTNGKGTRREYCEFSLDELQEGDHIGLTRKSNSALHFFINGIDQGVATPLTPPVVYGVVDLYGMAVKVTIVHNNNHSDRLRRNNAILRALSPEGALRRAAPAASAEPERLLFHPNCGQKAAITHEGRTALRPHATDDFNHGVVLSSRALRDGEVFQVRIDKMVDKWAGSIEIGVTTHNPAYLQLPSTMTNLRSGTWMMTGNGVMHNGTTILDEYGHNLDRLKAGDTVGVVRREDGTLHFFVNGMTQGPAAWNVPPGVYAVVDLYGQAAQATIVDDVEVPPVSEPLPEGNNQMSPSSPASAVGGSDLRFHQLHGSNAVITNGGRTALRHNCRSEFNDAIVISNRALRDGELFEIVIQKMVDRWSGSIEAGVTAIRPEDLEFPNTMTDIDYDTWMLSGTAIMQDGNTMRNNYGCDLDALGTGARIGMMRTAKGDLHYFINGQDQGAACSGLPPGKEVYAVVDLYGQCVQVSITNATGPMDNSLATSNTATEKSFPLHSPVAGVAHRFHSTCGKNVTLEEDGTRAVRVAGYAHGLVFSTKELKAEEVFEVKVEELDEKWAGSLRLGLTTLAPEDMGPGAGSGPGLPPSLPELRTKTTWMVSSCEVRRDGHLQRMNYGRNLERLGVGSRVGIRRCADDTMHILVDGEDMGPAATGIAKNVWAVLDLYGPVRSVAIVSSTRLEEPEGTQPPSPSSDTGSEGEEDEEGEEHGLRGQNQVGVMPTALEFLENHGKNILLSNGNRTATRVASYNQGIVVISQPLVPHMLVQVRIDFLNRQWTSSLVLGVITCPPERLNFPASACALKRAAWLLRGRGVFHNGLKICEKFGPNLDTCPEGTILGLRLDSSGGLHLHINGVDQGVAVPDVPQPCHALVDLYGQCEQVTIVSPDPGTASGKTAGTQGDMEKADMVDGIKESVCWGPPPAASPLKSCEYHALCSRFQELLLLPEDYFMPPPKRSLCYCESCRKLRGDEAHRRRGEPPREYALPFGWCRFNLRVNPHLEAGTLTKKWHMAYHGSSVAVVRRVLDRGELGAGTTSILSCRPLKGEPGVGFEEPGENCAPPREEQPPAVLLSPSLQYAGAETLASKVQFRDPKSQRTHQAQVAFQVCVRPGSYTPGPPSAALRELPDQHFSPSELEWVTKEKGATLLYALLVRVE
- the Neurl4 gene encoding neuralized-like protein 4 isoform X2: MAAGSGGSGGSGAGPGPGPGPGGGGGPGSSGPGLGSSGGLGSGGELHPRTGRLVSLSACGRTARRQQPGQEFNHGLVLSREPLRDGRVFTVRIDRKVNSWSGSIEIGVTALDPSVLDFPSSATGLKGGSWVVSGCSVLRDGRSVLEEYGQDLDQLVEGDRVGVERTATGELRLWVNGRDCGVAATGLPARVWAVVDLYGKCTQITVLPPEPGFSPSTPISTPPLEPLAPPEDSALSEQGTSVDEDFASMELSEVVSNAILSAYNGGLLNVSLSSPPAADGLASSGSATSPILTSNDALLFHEKCGTLIKLSNNNKTAERRRPLDEFNNGVVMTNRPLRDNEMFEIRIDKLVDKWSGSIEIGVTTHNPNSLEYPATMTNLQSGTIMMSGCGILTNGKGTRREYCEFSLDELQEGDHIGLTRKSNSALHFFINGIDQGVATPLTPPVVYGVVDLYGMAVKVTIVHNNNHSDRLRRNNAILRALSPEGALRRAAPAASAEPERLLFHPNCGQKAAITHEGRTALRPHATDDFNHGVVLSSRALRDGEVFQVRIDKMVDKWAGSIEIGVTTHNPAYLQLPSTMTNLRSGTWMMTGNGVMHNGTTILDEYGHNLDRLKAGDTVGVVRREDGTLHFFVNGMTQGPAAWNVPPGVYAVVDLYGQAAQATIVDDVEVPPVSEPLPEGNNQMSPSSPASAVGGSDLRFHQLHGSNAVITNGGRTALRHNCRSEFNDAIVISNRALRDGELFEIVIQKMVDRWSGSIEAGVTAIRPEDLEFPNTMTDIDYDTWMLSGTAIMQDGNTMRNNYGCDLDALGTGARIGMMRTAKGDLHYFINGQDQGAACSGLPPEVYAVVDLYGQCVQVSITNATGPMDNSLATSNTATEKSFPLHSPVAGVAHRFHSTCGKNVTLEEDGTRAVRVAGYAHGLVFSTKELKAEEVFEVKVEELDEKWAGSLRLGLTTLAPEDMGPGAGSGPGLPPSLPELRTKTTWMVSSCEVRRDGHLQRMNYGRNLERLGVGSRVGIRRCADDTMHILVDGEDMGPAATGIAKNVWAVLDLYGPVRSVAIVSSTRLEEPEGTQPPSPSSDTGSEGEEDEEGEEHGLRGQNQVGVMPTALEFLENHGKNILLSNGNRTATRVASYNQGIVVISQPLVPHMLVQVRIDFLNRQWTSSLVLGVITCPPERLNFPASACALKRAAWLLRGRGVFHNGLKICEKFGPNLDTCPEGTILGLRLDSSGGLHLHINGVDQGVAVPDVPQPCHALVDLYGQCEQVTIVSPDPGTASGKTAGTQGDMEKADMVDGIKESVCWGPPPAASPLKSCEYHALCSRFQELLLLPEDYFMPPPKRSLCYCESCRKLRGDEAHRRRGEPPREYALPFGWCRFNLRVNPHLEAGTLTKKWHMAYHGSSVAVVRRVLDRGELGAGTTSILSCRPLKGEPGVGFEEPGENCAPPREEQPPAVLLSPSLQYAGAETLASKVQFRDPKSQRTHQAQVAFQVCVRPGSYTPGPPSAALRELPDQHFSPSELEWVTKEKGATLLYALLVRVE